One Longimicrobium sp. genomic window, CTCAAGGCAGCGGTTCGGAGTTCTGCTCCGCGTACGAGACGCGTGCGCGGCGACGTCGTTTCGGTTATATTTCGGGGACGCCGCGCCCATGTAGCAAAGCAAAGAGGGAGGCGGTGCGGTCGCAGGCCGTCCCCTGTTCCCTATCCCCTGTTCCCTGAGTTCAGGCGATGGAGCCACGGCTCAGCTTCGTCACCCTCGGCGTGAGCGACCTGGAGCGCGCCACGCGCTTCTACGAAGAGGTGCTGCGGCTGCCGCGCCTCCCCACGCCGCCCGAGGTGGCCTTCTTCGAGCTGGGGAAGACGTGGCTGGCGCTCTGGCCGCGGCACCTGCTGGCGGCCGACGCGGGGGTGCCCGACGACGGCGGCACCGGCTTCCCGCGCTTCTCGCTGGCCCACAACGTCCGCTCGGGCGACGAGGTGGCGGCGCTGCTGGCCGAGGTGGAGGCCGCGGGCGGGCGGGTGCTGAAGCCCGCGCACCGCGCCGACTGGGGCGGCGTCACCGGCTACTTCGCCGACCCCGACGGCTTCCTGTGGGAAGTCGCCTGGAACCCCGGCTTCCCCCACGTCTGAGGAAAAGAAGTCCTTAGTCCTGAGTCCTTAGTTCTGGGTCCTTAGTCCTGAGTCCTTAGTCCTTAGTTCTGAGTCCGCAGATCATCCATCTTAAGAGTGTGGGTTGAGCACTCAGGACTGGGAACTGGGCACTGGGCACTGGGCACTTGGCACTTGGCACTATTTACACGAACGGAGCACGGCGATGTGCGGACGATTCGGCAACCCGGTCTCGGTCACCGAGCTGGCGGCCACCCTCGAGGCGACGTGGAGCTGCCCCGAGCCCGAGCTGCCGCGCTTCAACATCGCGCCCACGCAGGACGCGCCCGTGCTGCTGGGGCACGACGGGCGGCGGGTGCTCGACGTCTTCCGCTGGGGGCTGATCCCGGCGTGGGCGAAGGACGCGAGGATCGGCAACAAGATGATCAACGCGCGCGCCGAGACGGTGCTGGAGAAGCCGGCGTTCCGCGCCGCCTTCCAGCGGCGGCGCTGCCTGGTGCCGGCCGGCGGGTTCTACGAGTGGATGAAGGGCCCCGGCGGCAAGGTGCCGCACTGGATCCACCCGGCCGACGGGAGCACGCTCACCTTCGCCGGGCTGTGGGAGAGCTGGCGCGGCGGGCCCGACGGGCGGCCGGTGCACAGCTTCGTGATCCTCACCACCACCCCCAGCCGCGACGTGGCCGCCCTGCACGACCGCATGCCCGTGATCGTGGCGCCGGACGACCGCGACGGGTGGCTGGACCCCGCGGCGAAGGCGGACGACCTGGCGCCGCTGCTGCGCCCCGCGCCCGATGGCACCCTGCGCGCGCACCCCGTCTCCACCGCCGTCAACCGCCCCGGCTACGACGGCCCCGACCTGATCGTGGCGCTGGCGGAGTAGGCGCGCGATATTTGGCAGCCGCCGTCCACGGCAGTCCTTCCCGCCCGGCCACGAAAGTTCCGCCCTTCGATTCCAGGTGATGCGATGTTCGGGTTGTCGGAGCCACAGACGAAATTCATGCTCGGCAGCCGCTGCCCGTTCTGCCGCGACTTCATCCTCAAGCCCCGCTACCGGGAGCCGGACGGAACCGCGCCCCCCGTGCTGAAGCCGCTGCCGTTCTGGGACCGCGCAGCCGTCGCCGAATGCCCGAAGTGCAATCACACGTGGCCGGTGTTCGCCGACGGCGACCCGGCCGGAGAGCCGCAGGCCACCTCGCTGGTGAGCTTCGTGGAAACGGACCGGGTCGAGGAGCCCCTGGGGCAGGAGCAGCGGATCATCGACAACTCGAAGAGCTCGATCACGCTGACCCGCCGCTTCTCCCTGAGCAAGGAGTGGTCGCAGAGCTACGTGCTCGAGTACGAGAAGGCGCAGCAGAACGGAACCCAGCTCACCATCGGCGCGGGCGATGCGCTGGGCTTCCAGGCGACCGCCGAGTCGAATCTCAAGCAGCGGTATTCGATCACGGAGGAAGCCAGGCAGGTCTACGCCGAGGAGATCACCCTTGAGGTCCCGGCGAGGACGCGGCTCCGGGTGGTGTTCGACTGGAAGCGGATCTGGCAGAGAGGCGTGGTGGTGGTCCAGCACGGGCCCGGGCAGCTGCTGCAGGTTCCTTTCCGAGTGGTGGTCGGGGTCACGTTCGACCAGGCGCAGGTCGACGAGAACTGAGCGCCGTCGTCCTCCTCACCGGGGAGACTCCGCTTCGCCCGCCTCCGCGTCCGCATCTGCCTCGGACACGGCGACGCCCGCGCGCATGGGGTCGAGCACGTGGCTGATCTGGTCGGCCTCCTCGGCCCGGCGCTCCGCCTCGGCGTCGAGAACGCTCCACTCGCGGATCAGCCACTCGCCCTCGGGCTCGCCGGACCCCTGCGCCTCGCGCCGGCTGCTCTCGCACACCGCCTCGGCCACGGCGTGCGTGCGGCAGACGGCGGAGAGCGTGGGGCACTTCTCGTTCGGCAGCTTCTGGAACACGCACCAGACCGTCTCGCCCATGTCACCCCTCGCGTGAAGCGTCCCGGCCATCCAGACCGGGGGGCGCTCCCTCGCAATCTTCCGGCCTCCCATCGATGCACGCCGCCTACATCGCGAATCCGCTGGCTCGTTCGTAGGGGCGAGGCATGCCTCGACCGGCGATGCCAGGCCGTGCGCGGCAGGCGGCCTCTCGCGCCGACGCCGCCCGTGCTCGGACTCGCATGCTCGCCCCTACGACAGATCCCCGCACCGCATCCCCATCACCCCACCACCTCGGCGATCCCGACCACCCGCTTGAGCACGGCGTGGCGGAGCTTCTCGCCCGGGGCGCGGCAGAGCGCGGTGACCTCCACCTCCAGCACCGGCTCCACCCAGCACACCTCCTCGCGCAGCCGGAGCGGCGGGTGCAGCGGGCAGCGGTCGCGGCGCAGCCCGGCCAGCGCGGCGCGCAGCTCGCGGCGCGCCTCGATCGGGCCCCAGCCCAGCACCCGCCCGGCGAAGGCGAGCCGCCCGCCCTCGCCGACCTCGCCGGCGAAGACCGTCTCCAGGCTGGGCGTGCAGCCGGCCACCCGCACGCGGAAGGTGCGGAAGCACTTCACCTTGAGCCAGTCGCGCGAGCGCACCCCGGGGCGGTACGGGCTCCCCACGCGCTTGCTCACGATCCCCTCCACCCCGGCGCGGAAGGCGTGGGCGAAGAACACCGGCCCGCGCCCGCGCAGGTGGTCGCAGTAGCGCACCACGCCGCCCGCCGAGCGGCCGCGCACGCGCTCCTCCAGCCGCGCCTTGCGCTCCAGCACGCAGAGGGCGGACAGGTCGCGCCCGTCCAGCCAGGGCGCGTCCCACACCTGGAAGGCCAGCAGCGGCGCCCCCCGGCCGCCGCGCATCGCCGCGTGCAGCCCGTCGAAGTCGGGGAGCCCGTCGGGCCTGAGCGCAACCAGCTCGCCGTCCAGCCACGCCCCGTCGATCCCCAGCGCCTCCACCGCCGCCGTCACGCTCCCCGCGCGCGCCGTCCAGTCCTGCCCGCCGCGCGTGAGCAGCCGCGCCCGCCCTCCCTCCACGCGGCAGAGGAGGCGCACGCCGTCGTACTTCACCTCGTGGATCCACCGGTCCCCGACCGGGGCCGCGCGCGCGGAGGTCAGGAGCTGCGGCTGCAGGGAAGGCGGAAGCATGCACCGGGTAGCTGGCCAGAGGCTGCCGGGGACCATCTCGCCCGAATATATCCCGAACAAACCATCTCCGCCACAGTCGGTGACCCCAAAGGTGTGCTCTCCGTAAACGTGTCTCCCGTGTACGCCCGGCGCGCGTGGGGAGCCGGCCACCGCCGTCCGCGGCGGAGGAGCGCAACTCGTTCCGGAGCACCGGATTACGGTCCGGCAGCTGGCCCGGTACTTGCCTTTGGCGCGGGTCCGAACGGGAGGATAACTCGATGGGGATACGCACTTTCCGAGATGCCGAGGGGCGGAGCTGGCGGGTCTGGCACGTGGTGCCGCAGAGCGAGGTGCTGCGGGCGAGCTCGCCGGAGCTGGCGCGGGGGTGGCTGTGCTTCGAGAACGACGGCGACAAGCGGCGCCTGGTGAACCCGCCCGAGCGCTGGCTGGAGTCCAGCGACGAGGAGCTGCTGGCCCTCCTGCAGGGGGCCGCCCCGGTGCAGAAGCCCAACGGGAACTGACATCGGCTCGGGGGGTGAGCGGACGGGCGGCGGGGCACGTGCCCCGCCGCCCGTTTTGCGTCCGCCCCGGGGGTAGTTAGGTTCTCTCCCGCCCCGGTTTACCGTCACCCCGATTCCCGCCCGCGATGGAGACCCTCGCCCCCCGCGCCGCCTACGACGAAATCGAGCCCGGCCAATGGGTGCGCCTGGCGGTGCTGATAGGCGTATTTTGCGGGGGATTGATGGCGCTGCTCACGCTGCTGGAGCAGCCGGTCCCTCGCTCGGTGCCGGCGATGGTCGCCACGGTGGTGACGTGGCTCGTCGGTGGATTGTTCTTCGGCGCGGCGTGGATCTGGCTCATGCGCCGCCTCCTCCGCAATCTCGTGGACCGCGTCTACGCCGGCGACCCGAAGGTGGCGCCGCCGCCGCCGCCCGGGCGCGAGTACCTCTACCGCCTCCCGTGCGCGATGCTCGCGGGGCGGATCGCCGTCGGCGGCGTGCTGTACCTGGGGCCGCAGGGCGCCGTCTTCCAGCCGCACCGCCGCAACGTTCGCCGCCACCGCGCCCCGGTGATCCTGGAGCCCGTGGAGGCGCTGCGGGCGCGCCGGGTGGAGCTCGCGCCGCCGCGCACCGCCGGCCCGCTGTTGAAGGCCACGCCGCGCGCGCTGGAGCTGAGCGCCGGCGCCGCGACGGCGCGGTTCATGGTCCCCATGCC contains:
- a CDS encoding VOC family protein, whose protein sequence is MEPRLSFVTLGVSDLERATRFYEEVLRLPRLPTPPEVAFFELGKTWLALWPRHLLAADAGVPDDGGTGFPRFSLAHNVRSGDEVAALLAEVEAAGGRVLKPAHRADWGGVTGYFADPDGFLWEVAWNPGFPHV
- a CDS encoding SOS response-associated peptidase translates to MCGRFGNPVSVTELAATLEATWSCPEPELPRFNIAPTQDAPVLLGHDGRRVLDVFRWGLIPAWAKDARIGNKMINARAETVLEKPAFRAAFQRRRCLVPAGGFYEWMKGPGGKVPHWIHPADGSTLTFAGLWESWRGGPDGRPVHSFVILTTTPSRDVAALHDRMPVIVAPDDRDGWLDPAAKADDLAPLLRPAPDGTLRAHPVSTAVNRPGYDGPDLIVALAE